The Kogia breviceps isolate mKogBre1 chromosome 4, mKogBre1 haplotype 1, whole genome shotgun sequence genome window below encodes:
- the PAIP2 gene encoding polyadenylate-binding protein-interacting protein 2 gives MKDPSRSSTSPSIINEDVIINGHSHEDDNPFAEYMWMENEEEFNRQIEEELWEEEFIERCFQEMLEEEEEHEWFIPARDLPQTMDQIQDQFNDLVISDGSSLEDLVVKSNLNPNAKEFVPGVKY, from the exons ATGAAAGATCCAAGTCGCAGCAGTACTAGCCCAAGCATCATCAATGAAGATGTGATTATTAACGGTCATTCTCATGAAGATGACAATCCATTTGCAGAGTACATGTGGATGGAAAATGAAGAGGAATTCAACAGACAA ATAGAAGAGGAGTTATGGGAAGAAGAATTTATTGAACGCTGTTTCCAAGAAATgctggaagaagaagaggaacatGAGTGGTTTATTCCAGCTCGAGATCTCCCACAAACTATGGACCAAATCCAAGACCAATTTAATGACCTTGTTATCAGTGATGGCTCTTCCCTGGAAGATCTTGTG GTCAAGAGCAATCTGAATCCAAATGCAAAGGAGTTTGTTCCTGGGGTGAAGTACTAA